A single window of Aspergillus puulaauensis MK2 DNA, chromosome 5, nearly complete sequence DNA harbors:
- a CDS encoding uncharacterized protein (COG:G;~EggNog:ENOG410PF97;~InterPro:IPR005829,IPR005828,IPR003663,IPR036259, IPR020846;~PFAM:PF00083,PF07690;~TransMembrane:12 (i44-76o96-116i128-147o153-175i187-206o226-247i309-335o347-365i372-393o399-423i444-461o473-489i);~go_component: GO:0016020 - membrane [Evidence IEA];~go_component: GO:0016021 - integral component of membrane [Evidence IEA];~go_function: GO:0022857 - transmembrane transporter activity [Evidence IEA];~go_process: GO:0055085 - transmembrane transport [Evidence IEA]), which produces MEKDSGTSHIESTRDLATSLPEKHAAGHAVQSERQMGFRESIRLYPMAAVWSVGLSTAVIMEGYAVMLLSSFYALPQFNRKYGQLQPEDGTYVIPASWKSALSNGAVVGEILGLFLTGIFQDRFGYRMTIFAALCLVTAFIFILFFAHSVEMLLAGEILCGIPWGAFQTITVSYASEVCPVALRGYLTTYVNLCWVMGQFIVSGVLRGLLDRQDQWAYRIPFAVQWAWPIPLMIMCILAPESPWWLVRHDRHSEARQSITRLMSRSHSANMADETLAMIEHTDRLEKETSAGTSYRECFRRANLQRTEIVCLTWLIQVICGSQLMGYSTVFYIAAGLPASSSFNMSLIQYALGAVGTILSWFLMTRVGRRTLYLYGTFALFWLLLIIGFVSLAPQSSTMNWAIGALLSVFTFTYDLMVGPVCYSLVSELSSTRLRAKSVVLARNLYNIGNIVVNVVINYQLTATAWNWGAKSAFFWAGICFCCVVWVFFRLPEPKGRTYAELDVLFANKVAPRKFATTEVDIFRGTIVTE; this is translated from the coding sequence ATGGAAAAAGACTCTGGCACCTCCCACATTGAGTCCACGCGGGACCTGGCCACGTCCCTGCCTGAGAAACATGCTGCCGGCCACGCCGTACAATCCGAACGTCAGATGGGCTTTCGCGAGTCCATCCGCCTATATCCCATGGCAGCCGTCTGGTCAGTGGGCCTGTCAACTGCGGTGATTATGGAAGGATACGCGGTCATGTTGCTCTCGAGCTTCTACGCACTGCCCCAGTTCAATCGCAAATatggccagctccagccagaAGATGGCACCTACGTGATCCCTGCGTCCTGGAAATCGGCCCTCTCCAACGGCGCTGTCGTTGGCGAGATTCTAGGGCTTTTCCTGACTGGTATCTTTCAAGACCGATTCGGCTACCGCATGACCATCTTCGCGGCCCTCTGCCTGGTCACGGCATTTATATTCATTTTATTTTTCGCGCATAGCGTCGAGATGCTTCTTGCCGGAGAGATACTGTGCGGCATCCCCTGGGGCGCCTTTCAGACCATTACCGTCTCATACGCCTCCGAGGTCTGCCCCGTCGCTCTCCGAGGTTACTTGACCACCTACGTCAACCTCTGCTGGGTCATGGGACAGTTCATTGTTTCTGGTGTGCTTCGAGGCCTCCTCGACAGACAAGACCAGTGGGCATACCGGATACCCTTCGCCGTGCAATGGGCCTGGCCCATCCCCCTCATGATCATGTGCATACTAGCCCCCGAGTCCCCCTGGTGGCTCGTCCGTCACGACCGACACTCAGAAGCACGCCAAAGCATCACCCGCCTGATGAGCCGGTCCCACTCCGCTAACATGGCAGACGAGACCCTAGCCATGATCGAGCACACCGACCGTCTTGAAAAGGAAACCTCGGCAGGCACATCCTACCGCGAATGCTTCAGGCGCGCGAATCTGCAGCGCACCGAAATCGTCTGCCTAACCTGGCTGATCCAGGTCATCTGCGGATCCCAGCTCATGGGATACTCCACCGTGTTCTATATTGCCGCTGGTCTGCCCGCTAGCTCTTCGTTCAATATGTCTCTGATCCAGTATGCGCTGGGTGCGGTTGGCACGATCCTCTCGTGGTTCCTTATGACGCGCGTCGGCCGAAGGACTCTGTACCTGTATGGCACATTTGCACTTTTCTGGCTTCTGCTCATCATCGGGTTTGTGTCGCTGGCTCCGCAATCCTCGACTATGAATTGGGCTATTGGTGCGCTGCTTTCTGTCTTTACCTTCACGTACGACCTTATGGTTGGGCCGGTCTGCTACTCGCTTGTCTCGGAGCTCTCGTCGACGCGATTGCGTGCTAAATCCGTGGTGCTGGCGAGGAACCTTTACAATATTGGGAACATTGTTGTTAACGTGGTTATTAATTATCAACTCACCGCGACGGCTTGGAACTGGGGTGCTAAATCTGCGTTCTTCTGGGCAGGGATCTGCTTTTGCTGTGTCGTTTGGGTATTCTTTCGGCTGCCGGAGCCCAAGGGGCGGACGTATGCTGAGTTGGATGTTCTTTTTGCGAACAAGGTGGCACCAAGAAAGTTTGCTACGACTGAGGTAGATATTTTCCGGGGGACCATCGTTACAGAATGA
- a CDS encoding Zn(II)2Cys6 transcription factor (COG:S;~EggNog:ENOG410PIAY;~InterPro:IPR036864,IPR007219,IPR001138;~PFAM:PF00172;~go_function: GO:0000981 - DNA-binding transcription factor activity, RNA polymerase II-specific [Evidence IEA];~go_function: GO:0003677 - DNA binding [Evidence IEA];~go_function: GO:0008270 - zinc ion binding [Evidence IEA];~go_process: GO:0006351 - transcription, DNA-templated [Evidence IEA];~go_process: GO:0006355 - regulation of transcription, DNA-templated [Evidence IEA]), whose amino-acid sequence MSSKRIPCDQCRARRVRCDGLLPCSPCQHTRLACKREYVRKQRGPKGGSGKKIEELRVAQNEELKDHLCPENVPRLMKRCVDVYLRQMYPVMPLCRPSTLVQWAGRPLELEPNEESMLFALCALVTAFLCGRSESIIGCGEWASASQRLLEKSLSMRSAYNFIEDGTVLTLLASFFVAVTHFELHNARQSWFYLREAITLAQALGLHTDEFYCGLDYVDAFYCRRIYNILFVTERSFAIARQKPVFLQGPLELLPVPESDAGLEEQPEIDLEFRQLVRVYSEIGIDFFHFWSRTGSNSSKSWKLRGSDLRLNSDYCVAMSETQKADILVTQHWLDLILWRAALEQGLLSTGAESRSRTFSYPEDIALSLLKTLTALPQESVEVHGLGIFEKINDVGNTLADFIQCSTNLTGWTATTAQNLDRLGSIQKHLSLSPNSHTLFAGSLGRRLAECYHNKASMLDMLLIADEDAETDEQETNDFHV is encoded by the exons ATGTCGTCCAAAAGAATCCCATGCGACCAATGTCGCGCGCGTCGAGTGCGCTGTGACGGGCTTCTTCCCTGCAGCCCCTGCCAGCACACACGCCTTGCCTGCAAACGCGAATACGTGCGGAAACAACGCGGCCCCAAAGGCGGCAgcgggaagaagatcgaagagCTGAGGGTGGCTCAGAATGAGGAACTAAAAGATCACCTATGTCCAGAAAACGTCCCACGGCTGATGAAACGCTGTGTCGACGTATATCTCCGCCAAATGTACCCCGTCATGCCCCTTTGCAGACCATCGACGCTGGTCCAATGGGCTGGTCGAccgctggaactggaacccAACGAGGAAAGCATGTTGTTCGCTCTATGCGCCCTGGTCACCGCGTTTCTGTGCGGGCGTAGCGAATCCATCATCGGCTGCGGAGAATGGGCATCAGCGTCGCAGCGACTACTCGAGAAAAGTCTCTCCATGCGGTCCGCGTACAATTTCATCGAGGACGGCACTGTGCTGACGCTTCTCGCGTCGTTCTTCGTTGCAGTGACGCATTTTGAACTGCATAATGCTCGCCAGAGCTGGTTTTATCTCCGCGAAGCTATCACCCTGGCGCAGGCCCTTGGGCTGCATACGGACGAGTTCTACTGTGGACTGGATTACGTGGACGCATTTTATTGTCGCCGCATCTACaacatcctcttcgtcaccgAGAGATCCTTCGCGATAGCAAGACAGAAACCAGTCTTTTTGCAGGGCCCGTTGGAGCTCCTTCCTGTTCCCGAGTCTGATGCTGGACTTGAAGAACAGCCGGAAATTGACCTGGAATTCCGCCAACTTGTGCGCGTTTACTCGGAGATTGGTATTgatttcttccacttctggaGTCGCACGGGATCAAACAGCAGCAAGTCATGGAAATTGCGTGGTTCGGACTTGCGTCTTAACAGTGACTACTGCGTGGCCATGTCCGAGACCCAGAAGGCCGATATCCTTGTTACACAGCACTGGCTAGATCTTATTCTATGGCGAGCAGCCCTAGAGCAGGGCTTGCTTTCTACCGGGGCCGAGTCCCGGTCTAGGACATTTTCCTACCCGGAGGACATTGCCTTATCCTTACTGAAGACATTAACAGCGCTCCCGCAGGAGTCGGTGGAAGTGCACGGACTAGGAATT TTTGAAAAAATAAACGATGTAGGAAATACCCTGGCCGACTTCATCCAGTGCTCGACAAACTTGACGGGCTGGACAGCGACAACGGCACAGAACTTGGATCGGCTTGGGTCGATCCAGAAACATCTGTCCCTGAGTCCAAACTCACACACGCTGTTTGCTGGGTCTCTGGGGAGGCGATTAGCTGAGTGTTACCACAACAAGGCCTCCATGCTTGATATGTTACTCATTGCAGACGAGGATGCCGAAACAGACGAACAGGAGACGAACGATTTCCATGTGTGA
- a CDS encoding uncharacterized protein (COG:S;~EggNog:ENOG410PIKI) has protein sequence MHSYKIYLGNEDYNEDDCRLAVRGQLIPKALGEDTTQLCVVRGIRYHAGYATELRGLLPIFTRALNARDIMSNKVPDMSGPDEFPYCIWHPETASEATYRALALRYPQMKYQIGRACAVAGYAGLFSELGLLPECHIAEEARESQQWEIYNVIMKADIRYNAMDDYTRTVFNQPSKGYLNGDTAVQSYLDIKTEFEAPPDWDDFPLVGNRRQGFFDITEDDRIDEFTSEPPPTEDDVSHFLYTPLPVDLPTMNKDVLILMAAYYGDVDRYSRLRRPRPVMSEPDCVVRGIYHNTMFAKWWSLQKPSFMSSSVQKAINARFIMNNDLSRITPETKHLAYCIWYPSVPHPSTCKELFRRLPSMKPAIARACILADYPETWDFLDVDPDENLMMDARQSHNPKYLRDLESKLPERGCPQYPQAYTRSESRVIPRHHMCEYTSIGMIEPNVANNPCADTESGVPYNGMRASMAYTELTVALPDELRQLAKELWDRDYAAIQFDDKYYASLASKGER, from the coding sequence ATGCATTCTTATAAAATCTACCTAGGCAACGAAGACTATAATGAAGACGACTGTCGCTTAGCCGTTCGCGGTCAACTCATTCCTAAAGCTCTCGGCGAAGATACTACTCAACTGTGCGTTGTCCGTGGCATCCGCTACCATGCTGGCTATGCAACTGAGCTTCGTGGGTTGCTGCCCATTTTTACTCGGGCTCTAAATGCGCGCGACATTATGAGCAACAAAGTCCCTGATATGAGTGGTCCTGATGAATTTCCGTACTGTATCTGGCACCCCGAAACCGCATCTGAAGCAACGTACCGCGCTCTGGCCCTTCGATACCCCCAGATGAAGTACCAGATCGGGAGAGCCTGCGCCGTGGCTGGATATGCCGGCCTTTTCAGCGAGCTTGGCCTCCTTCCCGAGTGCCATATTGCTGAAGAAGCGCGTGAAAGCCAGCAATGGGAAATCTACAATGTTATCATGAAAGCTGACATTCGTTATAACGCCATGGATGATTACACACGGACTGTCTTCAATCAGCCATCCAAGGGCTACCTGAATGGCGATACTGCTGTGCAGTCATACCTGGACATCAAGACCGAGTTTGAAGCTCCGCCCGACTGGGATGATTTTCCTCTCGTCGGTAATCGGAGACAAGGTTTCTTTGATATCACTGAAGACGATCGCATCGATGAGTTCACCTCCGAACCACCACCTACCGAAGACGATGTGAGCCATTTTCTCTATACGCCACTTCCAGTCGACTTGCCCACGATGAATAAAGATGTCTTGATTCTCATGGCTGCGTATTACGGCGATGTTGACCGGTACTCGCGCCTGCGTCGACCTCGCCCAGTCATGAGCGAGCCGGATTGCGTCGTGCGAGGAATCTACCACAACACCATGTTCGCCAAATGGTGGTCCCTTCAGAAACCCTCCTTTATGTCCTCATCGGTGCAGAAAGCAATCAACGCCCGCTTTATTATGAACAACGATCTCTCGCGGATTACCCCAGAAACAAAACACCTCGCATACTGTATTTGGTATCCATCCGTTCCACATCCTTCAACTTGCAAGGAGCTCTTCCGGCGTCTGCCGTCTATGAAGCCTGCAATCGCAAGGGCTTGTATTCTGGCTGACTACCCCGAAACCTGGGACTTCCTAGACGTGGACCCAGATGAAAACCTGATGATGGATGCACGGCAGAGCCACAACCCCAAGTACCTCCGCGATCTCGAGTCTAAACTTCCGGAGCGTGGATGCCCCCAATATCCACAAGCGTACACACGATCAGAGTCCCGTGTCATTCCTCGTCATCACATGTGTGAGTATACATCAATCGGGATGATAGAACCAAACgtcgccaacaacccatgTGCCGACACTGAATCTGGTGTCCCGTACAACGGGATGCGCGCAAGCATGGCTTACACCGAGCTCACCGTTGCTCTTCCTGATGAGCTGCGGCAGCTCGCTAAAGAGCTTTGGGACAGGGATTACGCCGCAATTCAATTTGATGACAAGTATTATGCATCTTTGGCAAGCAAGGGTGAAAGATAG
- a CDS encoding tyrosinase family protein (COG:S;~EggNog:ENOG410PNZP;~InterPro:IPR008922,IPR002227;~PFAM:PF00264;~SECRETED:SignalP(1-21);~go_function: GO:0016491 - oxidoreductase activity [Evidence IEA]) has product MAALWFQVAALAALAVSVSLARNISPSPGHQDAVQSLPACTELNTRKSWNALTNLEKLEYLRAERCLMHHPPLLGTVEDAQTLWDELHHIHIWQGNYIHFVGHFLPWHRYLVRTHEVLLQTLCGYNGAQPYWDELADYESAPLHEAAIFDPVFGFGGNGIGDDASVRDGPFRDTTLHIRAHSANTDYCLSRNFSQENFAWARRSNIEDCFAEAKYEEAWACYNTYPHSAGHAAVGGVMFDPTESNGDPIFYLHHAYLDRLWWQWQLADQPGRYSDIGGVNVPPQETLDTVGLSPPSATLVDYSGDPGNQTTLAHVLWVSGILPNVTVGEVMELAGDVICAIYE; this is encoded by the exons ATGGCAGCCCTGTGGTTTCAGGTAGCTGCCTTAGCGGCCTTGGCTGTGTCTGTGTCATTGGCGAGGAACATTTCTCCGAGTCCAGGTCACCAAGACGCGGTTCAGTCGCTTCCTGCGTGCACGGAGTTGAATACCAGGAAGTCGTG GAACGCGTTGACAAatctggagaagctgg AGTATCTGCGGGCCGAACGATGCCTGATGCACCACCCACCGCTGCTTGGGACGGTCGAGGACGCGCAGACACTCTGGGACGAGCTGCACCACATTCACATCTGGCAGGGCAACTACATCCATTTTGTTGGGCATTTCCTGCCGTGGCATCGCTACCTCGTGCGCACCCACGAGGTGCTGCTGCAGACGCTGTGCGGGTACAACGGGGCGCAACCATACTGGGACGAGCTTGCAGATTATGAGTCAGCTCCACTACACGAAGCGGCGATCTTTGACCCGGTGTTTGGCTTTGGCGGAAACGGGATTGGTG ATGACGCTAGTGTTCGAGACGGTCCTTTCCGCGATACCACCCTGCACATCCGGGCTCACTCGGCCAACACCGACTACTGCCTGAGTCGCAACTTCAGCCAGGAGAACTTCGCCTGGGCTCGCCGGAGCAACATCGAGGACTGCTTTGCAGAGGCCAAATACGAGGAGGCCTGGGCATGCTACAACACGTATCCGCACTCGGCGGGGCACGCAGCGGTCGGGGGCGTG ATGTTCGACCCGACCGAGAGCAATGGCGACCCGATCTTCTACCTTCACCACGCATACCTGGACCGGCTctggtggcagtggcagctgGCGGACCAGCCGGGCAGGTATTCTGACATTGGGGGCGTAAATGTGCCGCCGCAGGAGACGCTGGACACGGTTGGCTTGTCGCCACCGAGTGCAACGCTGGTGGATTATAGCGGTGACCCGGGCAATCAGACCACCCTGGCGCATGTCCTGTGGGTGAGCGGCATCCTGCCGAACGTGACGGTTGGGGAGGTGATGGAGCTTGCAGGGGATGTCATTTGCGCGATATACGAGTGA
- a CDS encoding putative amino acid transporter (COG:E;~EggNog:ENOG410PJ8V;~InterPro:IPR013057;~PFAM:PF01490;~TransMembrane:11 (i62-82o88-108i146-168o174-193i205-224o251-272i284-306o326-350i370-393o399-420i432-455o)), with amino-acid sequence MASSTDISDMEGKKVAFPAGEKPADSNLPQYDGDLVAEMSERERTVYEHGVEKFNRLGWKRLTIVLIVEAIALGSLSLPSTFATLGMVAGVICTVGLGMLAIYTSYVVGQVKLKFPLVHHYPDAGKLLFGRFGPVMGRIGFEVINFMLILQLLFLTGSHTLTGAIAWIDITQSGICSVIFAVVSAIILFLLAVPPSFTEMAILGYIDFASIIIAIGITIIATGVESTNAPGGLAAVEWSAWPKEGTTFADAFIALTNIIFAYSFAMCQFSFMDEMHTPKDYVKSIWTLGLTEIVIYTVTGAVVYAFVGQEVESPALLSAGSLMSRIAFGVALPVIFISGSINTVVAGRVVHGRIFKDSPIRFINTTMGWVTWLAIIAVGTVIAFIIAEIIPFFNDLLSISSSLFISGFTFYFPALMWFMLIREGPWNSPKNLALGALNVVCFIIGVLTLVAGTYASVSDIIDKYNTGSVRGVFSCAKPN; translated from the exons ATGGCGTCCTCTACAGATATCTCCGACATGGAGGGCAAGAAGGTCGCCTTCCCTGCCGGCGAAAAGCCCGCAGACTCCAACCTGCCGCAGTACGATGGCGACCTCGTGGCGGAGATGAGCGAGCGAGAGAGGACCGTCTACGAGCACGGTGTTGAGAAATTCAACCGCCTGGGCTGGAAGCGACTCACGATCGTTCTCATTGTCGAGGCCATTGCCCTCGGTAGTCTGTCTCTTCCCTCCACTTTTGCCACACTCGGCATGGTCGCTGGCGTCATCTGCACTGTCGGCCTCGGAATGCTCGCGATCTACACATCATACGTTGTCGGCCAGGTCAAGCTGAAATTCCCTCTCGTCCACCACTATCCCGATGCCGGGAAGCTGCTCTTTGGCCGATTTGGTCCCGTCATGGGCCGCATTGGCTTTGAGGTGATCAATTTCATGCTTATTCTGCAACTGCTCTTCTTGACCGGCTCACATACGCTGACCGGCGCCATCGCGTGGATCGACATCACCCAGAGCGGCATCTGCTCTGTTATTTTCGCTGTTGTTTCTGCCATCATCCTTTTCCTACTCGCCGTCCCCCCCAGCTTCACTGAGATGGCGATTCTCGGCTACATTGACTTTGCGTCTATTATCATCGCCATTGGTATCACCATCATCGCCACGGGTGTTGAGAGCACCAATGCCCCCGGTGGCCTGGCTGCTGTGGAATGGTCTGCCTGGCCCAAGGAGGGCACAACCTTTGCTGATGCATTCATCGCCCTGACCAACATTATCTTCGCCTACAGTTTCGCCATGTGCCAGTTCTCCTTCATGGATGAAATGCACACCCCGAAGGACTACGTCAAGTCTATCTGGACGCTCGGTCTGACCGAAATCGTCATCTACACCGTCACTGGAGCTGTTGTCTACGCCTTTGTTGGTCAAGAAGTCGAGAGCCCTGCGCTTCTGTCTGCCGGCAGTCTGATGAGCCGCATTGCGTTCGGTGTTGCTCTGCCCGTCATCTTTATCAGTGGATCTATCAACACCGTCGTTGCGGGACGTGTTGTCCACGGCCGCATCTTCAAGGACTCCCCCATCCGcttcatcaacaccacgaTGGGCTGGGTTACATGGCTGGCCATCATTGCCGTTGGCACCGTCATCGCCTTCATTATCGCCGAAATCATTCCCTTCTTCAATGACTTGCTGTCCATTTCCTCGTCACTCTTCATCTCCGGCTTCACCTTTTACTTCCCTGCTCTCATGTGGTTCATGCTCATTCGCGAGGGCCCTTGGAACTCGCCCAAGAACCTGGCGCTCGGCGCGCTGAACGTGGTCTGTTTTATCATCGGTGTTTTGACTCTCGTGGCTGGTACCTATGCGAGTGTCAGCGACATT ATCGACAAGTATAATACGGGCTCAGTCCGGGGTGTCTTCAGCTGTGCTAAGCCCAACTAA